The following are encoded in a window of Candidatus Sericytochromatia bacterium genomic DNA:
- a CDS encoding diguanylate cyclase, producing the protein MSESDPLQPLGYKAIAQVDASPGPWRVLVPLQGGKRIGVREYLSAWDLDPLRLVLVRQIWNSLADPACVLAGPIRRTRTGSMVLQSDWVDGPSVEELAPLPVSRVREILEQLARVLDALHALGWYHGHLAAHAVRFTAEGMPVVLNWWCCLPEGSEVGTLVEALRPDTPPEALRGEPLSYRTDMWGLGVLGWTLLTGSHPFASVRDDALAGCLLAGPPPATELRGTGEAQELLRLLQRLLSPEPAARQQAWETFLAPPSGKQKQERSLTVDFRASMPRSLQASASAGWDAIQVATTSRGALLEARAPTGGGKSRLLRVLRADCLREGIPSVWFQATPSQVPLVAWRQILLALRAALSSRDESAAALCSDALAALDQRCQDPLVPLRLDERPLDHLVAAGNGLFDALAQRGPLVCFIDGWEALDEPSQSLLRAVLRVERPGLVWVVSTRAGLGDLPARSLPVKAPDDHDFEDWLAAIFQLPRVPSRFAAALRRHSGGDYQRAADLLAQLTSKRVIVETPGGWRLPETLWPQVLDASAERESSGEADSVADGRDIICLVALTHPDGLLDWAGLLAAEAPEQALRHLSALLGLGRARLYPAGILLANDELAWGREHLAPATRQAHHQRLANYVELSPVAPWWPVTSRSLRLAYHESAAGVDASKQWHDAGWYALSLGATSTAETCFLALLGGLHTAMVAIAVQEDALEGLAWVAAQKADWQAARGQLERAIALNAGRPGNTRDLQLALAICLHRSGGLRERERARESLEVLCAESSLESLRWGRFRPRLELATILLGEHRLQEAEAVLHSLRAEQVAVPGDIGAWLAAATALLRCQTVKDWQTPLFEEAVTALLDCPDALSSLKYDMLTQLVALAWSLGRWRELRQVMPDWLLLSERRESEEQLAGRRLRHALVLAECGSLDQALEVLPRAALDQADNGLLLQQSQALQGWVLVEQGRLEEAFALLERLLEAYGASPTSELEWPLSRLAHAACRVGLQEELQACLDRLAVHWAPGQPDTAEWFLARSHLRLSRGEWEAARADALRALPANSNLAAQTEARLQLASIRLAVGDASGAADALAGLGEPLKSAGARRALAYLECLQGECSLLRGGSDAARHFQLARHHADEMGLPWLTARALDGSGRCNPLAEAAIANFQDAQRLLRRMLGTLPADRRAQVASQEGVKTVLERVWAGGGTLLLSAEAHQDMLQRFGQITSDLSGVTSHYGLMIRAWGAKREQLATFNRMVASINASLVVDDVAQAVLRVALELTGAERAFALLKSQGRYEDLLVRAGLDRGGRDIRNQPLSMSVCLRVAARREPAALIEGQKLEDFEPGKSVAALNLKAVMVAPMIAKGRCLGVLYVDSQAARVAYSLQDLDQLALVASHASTAFENATLYEGIARHTEELEKQLRAVRQADRVANLDALTGLRNRRAFLATADRELALARRQNRALALLCFEVDHFQETREQFGPAVGDQILQRVGQVLADAARETDLVARLGGEAFVVLCPETPGTDALNLAHRASAQIRASHERQSPDDPLPPVKVSCGVADWRPADGTINVVLARAQEALQRARLEGTPEPGT; encoded by the coding sequence ATGAGCGAGTCGGATCCACTCCAACCATTAGGCTACAAGGCGATCGCGCAGGTGGATGCGTCGCCGGGACCGTGGCGCGTCCTCGTTCCGCTGCAGGGCGGAAAGCGAATCGGGGTGCGCGAGTACTTGTCTGCTTGGGACCTGGATCCCCTGCGTTTGGTGCTGGTCCGGCAGATTTGGAACAGTCTCGCGGATCCAGCTTGCGTGCTGGCCGGCCCCATCCGACGAACCCGCACGGGCTCGATGGTCTTGCAAAGTGATTGGGTGGATGGTCCGAGCGTCGAGGAACTTGCGCCTCTCCCCGTCTCGCGCGTCCGCGAAATCCTCGAACAGCTGGCCCGCGTGCTCGACGCCCTGCACGCACTAGGTTGGTACCACGGACATCTGGCCGCCCACGCCGTCCGATTCACGGCTGAGGGGATGCCCGTCGTGCTGAACTGGTGGTGCTGCCTGCCAGAGGGGAGTGAGGTGGGGACGCTTGTCGAAGCGCTTCGCCCTGACACGCCTCCTGAGGCCTTACGAGGGGAACCACTCAGTTATCGCACGGACATGTGGGGGCTCGGTGTTCTGGGATGGACTTTGCTGACCGGGAGTCACCCCTTTGCTTCGGTTCGTGACGATGCGCTGGCCGGGTGCCTGCTGGCTGGGCCGCCTCCGGCGACTGAACTCCGTGGCACCGGTGAGGCGCAGGAACTCTTGCGGCTACTGCAGCGGTTGCTGTCCCCCGAGCCCGCTGCCCGTCAGCAGGCCTGGGAAACTTTCCTGGCGCCCCCTTCAGGCAAGCAGAAACAGGAGCGAAGTCTGACGGTCGATTTTCGGGCGTCGATGCCTCGTTCGCTTCAGGCCTCGGCCTCGGCAGGTTGGGATGCCATCCAGGTGGCAACGACGTCTCGTGGGGCCCTGCTGGAGGCTCGTGCGCCGACGGGGGGAGGGAAGTCTCGCCTGTTGCGTGTCCTGCGGGCAGACTGCCTGCGGGAAGGCATTCCAAGCGTGTGGTTCCAGGCCACGCCTTCACAGGTTCCACTGGTGGCCTGGCGGCAAATCTTGCTGGCCCTCCGCGCGGCTCTGAGCTCCAGGGACGAATCAGCCGCGGCACTCTGCAGTGACGCGTTGGCCGCCTTGGACCAGCGATGCCAGGACCCCCTGGTGCCGCTTCGCCTGGATGAGCGCCCCCTGGACCACCTGGTGGCCGCCGGGAACGGTCTGTTCGATGCCTTGGCGCAGCGAGGGCCGCTGGTCTGCTTCATCGACGGTTGGGAGGCCCTGGACGAGCCCAGCCAGAGCCTGCTGCGTGCCGTGCTGCGGGTGGAGCGTCCCGGACTGGTGTGGGTGGTATCAACCCGGGCTGGTTTGGGGGATTTGCCTGCTCGCAGCCTGCCCGTGAAGGCGCCGGATGACCACGACTTTGAAGACTGGCTGGCCGCCATTTTTCAACTTCCCCGCGTGCCTTCTCGTTTTGCCGCGGCCTTGCGCCGCCACTCAGGCGGAGATTATCAGCGAGCGGCTGACCTGCTCGCTCAGCTCACGTCGAAGCGCGTGATCGTGGAGACCCCTGGAGGCTGGCGTCTTCCGGAAACCCTCTGGCCACAGGTCCTGGATGCCTCTGCGGAGCGAGAATCCTCCGGGGAGGCTGATTCTGTGGCGGATGGGAGGGACATCATTTGCTTGGTGGCCCTGACCCACCCCGATGGGCTGCTGGATTGGGCTGGCCTGCTCGCTGCCGAGGCCCCGGAGCAGGCCCTCCGCCATCTCTCCGCGCTCTTGGGGCTGGGCCGCGCGCGCTTGTATCCAGCCGGCATCCTCCTCGCGAACGATGAACTTGCGTGGGGCCGCGAGCACCTGGCTCCGGCGACACGTCAGGCTCACCATCAGCGCCTGGCGAACTATGTGGAACTCTCACCGGTTGCCCCCTGGTGGCCGGTGACCTCGCGCAGTCTGCGTCTGGCCTACCACGAATCAGCAGCCGGAGTGGACGCTTCGAAACAATGGCATGACGCCGGATGGTATGCCCTGAGCCTCGGAGCAACCAGCACGGCCGAGACTTGTTTTTTGGCGTTGCTGGGTGGCCTCCACACGGCGATGGTGGCCATCGCCGTCCAGGAGGATGCGCTTGAAGGGTTGGCCTGGGTCGCTGCCCAGAAGGCTGACTGGCAGGCTGCGCGGGGCCAGCTCGAGCGGGCGATCGCCCTCAACGCCGGACGGCCTGGTAACACGCGAGACCTGCAACTCGCTTTGGCCATCTGCTTGCATCGGAGCGGCGGATTGCGGGAACGGGAACGCGCGCGTGAGAGCCTGGAGGTCCTGTGTGCGGAATCATCCCTCGAAAGCTTGCGCTGGGGACGGTTTCGACCTCGCCTCGAGCTCGCCACCATCCTGCTGGGGGAGCATCGCCTGCAGGAGGCAGAGGCGGTCCTGCATTCCCTGCGCGCGGAGCAAGTTGCCGTGCCTGGGGACATCGGGGCCTGGTTGGCAGCCGCCACTGCCCTGTTGCGCTGCCAGACGGTGAAGGATTGGCAAACGCCCCTGTTCGAGGAGGCCGTGACGGCCCTGCTGGACTGCCCCGATGCGCTCTCCAGTTTGAAATACGACATGTTGACTCAGCTTGTGGCACTGGCCTGGTCCCTGGGACGTTGGCGGGAATTGCGCCAGGTCATGCCAGACTGGCTTCTGCTGAGTGAGCGTAGGGAATCTGAGGAACAGCTGGCCGGCAGGCGCTTGCGCCATGCGCTCGTGCTCGCTGAATGTGGTTCGCTGGACCAGGCCTTGGAGGTATTGCCTCGCGCGGCGCTCGACCAGGCAGACAATGGGCTGCTGCTCCAACAGTCCCAAGCCCTGCAGGGCTGGGTCCTGGTGGAGCAGGGCCGCCTGGAGGAAGCCTTTGCGTTGCTGGAGCGCCTGCTGGAGGCGTATGGGGCGAGCCCAACGTCGGAACTGGAATGGCCGCTTTCCCGTCTCGCCCACGCGGCCTGTCGCGTGGGCCTGCAGGAAGAGCTGCAAGCGTGTCTCGACCGCCTGGCGGTCCATTGGGCCCCGGGCCAGCCGGATACGGCTGAATGGTTCCTGGCCCGGTCTCACCTCAGGCTTTCCCGGGGCGAGTGGGAGGCGGCCCGGGCTGATGCCTTGCGAGCCTTGCCCGCGAATTCGAATCTTGCGGCCCAAACCGAGGCACGCCTGCAACTTGCCAGCATCCGCCTGGCGGTCGGTGACGCCTCGGGGGCTGCGGACGCCTTGGCTGGGCTGGGCGAACCCTTGAAGTCGGCCGGGGCGAGACGAGCGCTCGCCTATCTGGAATGCCTCCAAGGCGAATGCTCGCTTCTGCGAGGCGGCTCGGATGCGGCGCGCCATTTTCAACTGGCTCGCCACCACGCCGACGAGATGGGATTGCCCTGGTTGACAGCGCGGGCCCTGGACGGTTCCGGTCGTTGCAACCCGCTGGCAGAAGCGGCTATTGCCAATTTCCAGGATGCGCAGCGGCTCCTGCGTCGGATGTTGGGGACCTTACCGGCTGACCGTCGGGCTCAGGTGGCTTCTCAGGAGGGGGTCAAAACCGTTCTCGAACGGGTCTGGGCGGGCGGTGGGACCTTGCTGCTCAGTGCTGAGGCCCATCAGGACATGTTGCAGCGATTTGGGCAGATCACGTCGGACTTGTCAGGCGTCACCTCTCACTATGGCCTGATGATTCGTGCTTGGGGAGCCAAGCGGGAGCAGCTCGCCACCTTCAATCGGATGGTGGCGTCCATCAACGCCTCCCTGGTGGTCGATGATGTGGCCCAGGCGGTGTTGCGCGTGGCGCTGGAGCTCACCGGAGCGGAGCGGGCCTTTGCCTTGCTGAAGTCCCAGGGCCGTTACGAGGACCTGCTGGTGCGAGCAGGTCTGGACCGGGGCGGGCGTGACATCCGAAATCAGCCCCTGTCCATGAGTGTGTGTCTCCGGGTGGCGGCCCGCCGGGAACCGGCTGCCCTGATCGAAGGTCAAAAATTGGAGGATTTTGAACCAGGAAAGTCGGTGGCGGCTTTGAACCTGAAGGCCGTCATGGTGGCTCCCATGATCGCAAAGGGACGGTGCTTGGGGGTGCTCTATGTCGACAGTCAGGCGGCTCGGGTGGCCTACTCGCTGCAGGACCTGGACCAGCTGGCGCTGGTCGCGTCTCACGCCTCGACGGCCTTCGAGAACGCCACGTTGTATGAAGGCATCGCGCGCCATACCGAGGAACTCGAAAAGCAATTGAGGGCCGTGCGTCAGGCCGACAGGGTCGCCAACCTGGATGCGCTGACTGGCCTGCGAAATCGGCGGGCCTTCCTGGCGACCGCAGACCGCGAACTGGCCCTGGCGCGCAGGCAGAATCGCGCCCTTGCACTCCTGTGCTTCGAAGTAGACCACTTTCAGGAAACCAGGGAGCAATTTGGCCCGGCCGTTGGGGATCAAATCCTGCAACGCGTCGGGCAGGTCCTGGCCGATGCGGCTCGTGAAACTGATCTGGTGGCCCGACTTGGGGGAGAGGCGTTTGTGGTTCTCTGTCCCGAGACGCCGGGGACGGACGCCCTGAACCTGGCGCATCGGGCCTCCGCCCAGATTCGCGCGTCGCACGAGCGCCAGTCGCCAGACGACCCACTTCCGCCCGTGAAGGTGTCGTGTGGCGTGGCAGACTGGCGGCCTGCGGATGGCACCATCAATGTCGTGCTGGCCAGGGCGCAAGAGGCCTTGCAGCGGGCCAGGCTGGAGGGGACCCCCGAGCCTGGTACCTGA
- the lipB gene encoding lipoyl(octanoyl) transferase LipB, giving the protein MPTSPDAPPPNGPAATAVYWLGTVPYHEAWLLQQTLLAEIYRGSQPETLLMLEHPPVITLGRRKEARQNVLDAGDVDVVEVERGGDATYHAPGQLVCYPLLALAPHERDLHRFLRNLEQAVIDTLLELNLQTGRRDGFSGVWYRERKLASVGVAVKHWVTYHGIALNVSNDVSAFQRLHPCGLAADVMASVADFLVQPPPTCETLASRFALAFSRAFARELHWVSGHPCQGGTA; this is encoded by the coding sequence ATGCCAACCTCGCCAGACGCCCCGCCGCCGAACGGCCCCGCGGCCACCGCGGTGTACTGGTTGGGCACGGTGCCCTATCACGAGGCGTGGTTGCTGCAGCAAACCCTGCTTGCGGAGATTTACCGGGGCAGCCAGCCCGAAACCCTCTTGATGCTCGAACATCCCCCCGTGATTACCTTGGGAAGGCGCAAGGAGGCCCGCCAGAACGTGCTGGATGCGGGAGACGTCGACGTGGTCGAAGTTGAACGTGGTGGCGACGCGACCTATCACGCCCCGGGGCAATTGGTTTGCTACCCCCTGCTGGCCCTGGCGCCTCACGAACGCGACCTGCATCGCTTCCTCAGGAACCTGGAACAAGCGGTGATCGACACCCTGCTGGAGCTGAATTTGCAAACCGGAAGGCGAGACGGTTTTAGCGGCGTCTGGTATCGCGAGCGGAAACTGGCCAGTGTGGGAGTCGCGGTGAAGCACTGGGTGACCTATCACGGCATCGCGCTGAACGTCTCGAACGATGTGAGCGCCTTCCAGCGGCTGCACCCCTGTGGACTCGCGGCAGACGTGATGGCCTCCGTGGCGGATTTTCTGGTTCAACCGCCCCCCACGTGTGAGACCTTGGCGTCACGATTTGCCCTGGCCTTCTCCCGGGCGTTCGCGCGCGAGTTGCATTGGGTATCCGGCCATCCGTGCCAGGGAGGGACGGCATGA
- a CDS encoding HEAT repeat domain-containing protein has translation MKLPGDPSGLPAGRLEVALREAADRHDEEAFATLIDWILERRPTEAVELLARYLGHTRGIGRRAAHALLRLGESAAPVLRELLESGSPRAQIDAAWALGSLPGEESRRALLAGVSHPAGDQALTDACIDALMEMADPMSLQPLLELAQRDQPPSRLARLCRALGHLGEKEAIPVLMSHLSHADEDVRLRAAEALARLSEASAWPVLFTLLRGSSPVSSELAGTLRALGDLTRSAPLLLGAADESERVRRDTAEALGAIGDVRAVGPLMEVSEDANPWIRGEVAYALGRIADRRGLPCLLRALKDPSDWVRMCAIRGLGLLGDPSTLKHVRPLLEDANPEVRSAARDASEMLELDL, from the coding sequence ATGAAACTCCCCGGAGATCCCTCAGGATTACCCGCTGGAAGGCTGGAGGTGGCGCTCCGGGAAGCCGCTGATCGTCACGACGAGGAAGCATTCGCCACGCTGATCGACTGGATTCTGGAACGCCGCCCGACCGAAGCCGTCGAACTGCTGGCACGCTACCTGGGACACACGCGTGGCATCGGCCGACGAGCGGCGCACGCTCTGTTACGGCTGGGAGAGTCAGCGGCGCCCGTCTTGCGGGAATTGCTCGAGTCGGGTTCGCCGCGCGCCCAAATCGATGCGGCCTGGGCGCTGGGCTCTCTGCCTGGCGAGGAATCCAGGCGTGCCTTGCTCGCGGGCGTCAGCCATCCGGCGGGCGACCAAGCCCTGACCGATGCTTGCATTGATGCCTTGATGGAAATGGCTGACCCGATGAGCTTGCAGCCTCTGCTGGAACTGGCACAGCGAGACCAACCGCCGAGTCGGCTGGCCAGGTTGTGTCGGGCCCTCGGGCACCTCGGTGAAAAAGAGGCCATCCCCGTGTTGATGTCCCACCTGTCCCACGCGGATGAAGACGTCCGCTTGCGGGCCGCCGAGGCCCTGGCCCGTCTCTCCGAGGCGAGTGCGTGGCCGGTCCTGTTTACCCTTTTACGCGGTTCCAGCCCGGTGTCGTCCGAACTCGCCGGAACGCTTCGCGCGCTGGGTGACCTGACGCGGTCGGCCCCTTTGCTGCTCGGCGCGGCCGATGAGTCGGAGCGGGTTCGGCGCGACACGGCGGAGGCGCTGGGGGCGATCGGCGACGTCAGGGCCGTCGGCCCTCTGATGGAAGTCAGTGAGGACGCCAACCCCTGGATTCGTGGAGAGGTCGCCTATGCCCTCGGTCGGATTGCCGATCGCCGTGGCCTGCCATGCCTGCTGCGAGCGCTCAAAGACCCCTCGGATTGGGTCCGTATGTGTGCCATTCGCGGCCTGGGCCTGCTGGGAGACCCCAGCACGCTGAAACATGTGCGCCCCCTGCTGGAGGATGCCAACCCCGAGGTGAGGAGCGCAGCTCGGGATGCGTCCGAGATGCTGGAGTTGGACCTCTGA
- a CDS encoding glycerol-3-phosphate dehydrogenase/oxidase: MNRFSALDRPQILNRLSRETFDLVVVGGGIVGAAAAWDAAQRGLRVALVEKADFANGASSKSSKLLHGGLRYLEMGDIRLVYESLAQRNRLFLDAAHVAKPLDFLLPILSGGVDRGWLMRAGLTLYDLLSHVTYLRGPWHRRLSATEAQTAEPALKNPRLTEVYRYLDGLTEDARLVIETLKSAVAEGAVCLNYVALSGFCKDESGQVNGIEVRDTWPGGQESLTVRAHQVLLAVGPWLDTALKLDDPRCEPRLRPTKGVHLLIPAQLSRHAVLMRSVDPAERKKRLLFAIPWEGCTLLGTTDTDPVTPTDERYLDDDCDATPAEVAYILAATNATFGSHLTANDVIASFAGWRPLIAPSRQGLSASAVSREHEVIETSSGLLAIAGGKLTSFRTMARQSIDRVFAKRPTPSLTWMPSRIESQAISGSDLGAHSLDAWVDQAAADPPPGLDPSAVRCLARRYGSNWPALRALVLETPSLAKPLSGLPDSHPHWCVEVAYAVRHECAARPEDFLQRRTRLFLTDPAQGLGAVEEVAGLMGEMLGDRLGWPPAERLSWVSQASGRYVEMVTQSRQRRRGEGPNG; this comes from the coding sequence ATGAACCGATTTTCCGCCCTGGACCGTCCTCAAATCCTTAACAGGCTCTCCCGTGAGACCTTCGACCTCGTGGTGGTGGGGGGCGGGATCGTGGGCGCCGCTGCCGCTTGGGACGCGGCTCAACGCGGCCTGCGGGTCGCGCTGGTCGAGAAGGCGGATTTCGCGAATGGCGCGAGCTCCAAGTCTTCCAAATTGCTGCACGGCGGCCTGAGATACCTGGAAATGGGCGATATTCGCCTGGTCTACGAATCTCTGGCCCAGCGCAATCGCCTCTTCCTGGATGCCGCCCACGTGGCGAAGCCCCTGGACTTCCTGTTGCCGATTCTCTCCGGCGGGGTCGATCGCGGTTGGCTCATGCGAGCAGGGCTCACCCTCTATGATCTCCTCTCTCACGTCACGTATCTGAGAGGTCCCTGGCATCGTCGACTGTCTGCGACCGAGGCCCAAACAGCTGAACCGGCGCTGAAGAACCCACGTCTGACCGAAGTGTATCGTTATCTGGACGGCCTGACGGAGGATGCCCGACTGGTGATCGAGACGTTGAAGTCAGCCGTCGCCGAAGGCGCCGTATGCCTCAACTACGTCGCGCTGTCGGGATTCTGCAAGGACGAATCGGGCCAAGTGAATGGAATCGAAGTGCGGGACACCTGGCCTGGTGGCCAGGAAAGCTTGACCGTACGCGCGCATCAGGTGCTGCTGGCCGTGGGCCCTTGGTTGGACACCGCGCTAAAACTGGATGACCCGCGCTGCGAACCCCGGTTGCGGCCCACCAAGGGAGTCCACCTGCTGATCCCCGCACAGCTCAGCCGCCACGCCGTGTTGATGAGGTCGGTCGACCCCGCCGAGAGGAAAAAGCGACTGCTGTTCGCCATTCCCTGGGAGGGCTGCACCTTGCTGGGCACGACGGACACGGATCCGGTCACGCCGACGGACGAACGTTACCTCGACGACGATTGCGACGCCACGCCAGCCGAAGTGGCGTACATCCTGGCCGCGACCAACGCGACTTTCGGCAGCCACTTGACGGCGAACGACGTGATCGCCTCCTTCGCCGGTTGGCGTCCCCTGATCGCCCCATCCCGGCAAGGCTTGTCTGCCTCGGCGGTGTCGCGTGAACACGAGGTGATCGAGACATCATCCGGCCTGTTGGCGATCGCCGGGGGCAAATTGACCTCGTTCCGGACAATGGCGCGCCAGAGCATCGACCGGGTTTTCGCGAAGCGACCGACTCCTTCGTTGACATGGATGCCCAGCCGAATCGAATCACAGGCCATCTCAGGCAGTGACCTCGGGGCGCACAGCTTGGACGCCTGGGTCGATCAGGCCGCCGCAGATCCTCCGCCCGGCCTTGACCCTTCGGCGGTGCGCTGCCTGGCCCGTCGCTACGGTTCCAACTGGCCCGCCCTGCGCGCCCTTGTGCTGGAGACTCCCAGCCTGGCGAAGCCGCTGAGCGGCTTGCCGGACAGCCATCCGCACTGGTGCGTGGAAGTGGCCTACGCCGTACGTCACGAGTGTGCCGCGCGGCCGGAGGATTTCTTGCAGCGACGCACGCGACTTTTTCTGACCGATCCCGCGCAAGGCCTGGGGGCTGTCGAGGAGGTGGCGGGATTGATGGGCGAGATGTTGGGCGATCGCCTTGGCTGGCCCCCGGCAGAGCGCCTCAGCTGGGTCAGCCAGGCTTCCGGACGGTACGTGGAGATGGTCACACAGAGCCGTCAGCGGCGACGCGGGGAGGGCCCGAATGGTTAA
- a CDS encoding cysteine dioxygenase family protein: MASLEWSDFITEVQQLGAEGLTEDRLFDMVCRLRVDATLLDPHIQFSTENYARHVIYRDEAVEVICLCWMPGQGTPVHNHGRSFGVVCVHEGILACTGFRRLDSAGEPGRAELEATTLVYATSGTRLLDRVGSTHRLSNPAHLNEPAVSLHFYAGPLDWMEVFDLRSGTVEVRPMFGEPVGPGEPDPGLTAS, encoded by the coding sequence ATGGCTTCGCTCGAATGGTCTGATTTCATCACCGAGGTCCAGCAGCTTGGCGCCGAGGGGCTGACGGAGGATCGTCTCTTCGATATGGTCTGTCGGCTCCGCGTCGACGCGACCCTGCTGGATCCGCACATCCAGTTCTCCACTGAAAATTACGCGCGCCATGTCATCTATCGGGACGAGGCCGTCGAGGTCATCTGTCTGTGCTGGATGCCAGGACAGGGCACGCCGGTTCACAACCACGGCCGCTCGTTTGGGGTCGTGTGCGTCCATGAGGGGATCCTGGCGTGTACAGGCTTCCGGCGACTCGACTCCGCCGGGGAGCCTGGCCGGGCGGAACTCGAGGCCACCACGCTTGTGTATGCGACCTCCGGGACGCGGCTGTTGGACCGAGTCGGCAGTACCCATCGCCTGTCCAATCCGGCGCACCTGAATGAGCCCGCCGTCTCGTTGCATTTTTATGCGGGTCCGCTCGATTGGATGGAAGTTTTCGACTTGCGTTCGGGAACGGTCGAAGTGCGCCCCATGTTCGGTGAACCGGTCGGCCCTGGCGAACCAGACCCGGGTCTGACCGCTTCGTGA